The genomic stretch GAACTAATGACAAATACAAAAATTTCTTTGGAGACTGGTAGAGATTGGCTAATTAAGCTGGTGACAGATGAGACTTTTGTTTATGTAATAAAACGGCTATTGCAGGCTCTATTAACGATCTTTCTAGCATCGGCTTTGTCGTTTTTTATCATGAAGTTGTCTCCGGGGGATTATGTAGACACGCTGCGACAAAACCCGAAGATTTCCCCGGAACGGATTGAGGAAATTAGGCAACAATTTGGTTTAGATAAGTCTTGGCCGGAACAGTTTTGGTTGTGGCTGAGGCAAATTGTTACTAAGGGTGATTTTGGTACGAGTTTTGTTTATCAGCGTTCTGTATCTTCCCTGTTATGGGAACGAGTACCAGCGACTTTGTTGTTAGCGATCGCTTCTTTATTTATAACCTGGGCTATAGCTATTCCTCTAGGTATCCTCGCTGCTGTTAAACAAAATCTTCCCACTGACAAGATTTTGCAAGTCTTAAGCTATGCTGGACAGGGTTTTCCCAGTTTTATTACTGCTTTATTTCTATTATTCTTTGCCCAAATTACTACCCCACTGTTTCCGGTGGGTAACATGACTAGTATTGATCACGCTGAACTCACATGGCTGGGTAAAATCTTAGATATCGGTTGGCACATGATTTTACCTTTAATTGCTTTAAGTATCACCAGTTTTGCAGGTTTACAGCGGATTATGCGCGGTCAATTATTGGATGTTTTGCGGCAAGATTATATTCAAACTGCTCGTGCTAAAGGACTACCAGAAAACCGCGTTATTTATGTTCATGCTTTGCGGAATGCTATTAACCCTTTAATTACTTTATTGGGTTTTGAATTAGCAAGTTTGTTAAGTGGTGCATTTATTACAGAAAACTTCTTCAACTGGCCAGGTTTAGGGAAGTTGACTTTACAAGCTGTTTTAGCAAAAGATCAATATTTAGTAATGGCTAGTTTGGTGATGAGTGCAGTTTTATTGATTCTTGGTAATTTAATTGCTGACTTGATGTTAAAAGCGGCTGATCCAAGAATTAAATTAGAAGATTTGAATTAGTCAGAACATAGGGAACAGGGAACAGGGAACAGGGAACATTAAAAAATTACGAATTAAGAATTACGAATTAAAAATTATGCTTTCGGAAGTTTATTATATTATACGGTCAAGAACAGATGGTAAATATCTGACAGCGCGAGTAGATGATGATAAATCAGGGTACTTATTATTGTTTAAGGAAGATTTTGATGCTCTCAGTTATTTAAATACCCATGCTGGTGATTTAGCAAGCCGTTTGACTGTAGAATCTATTGCTGGTTCACAGGTAGGCAGTTTGTTGAAACGTTGGGGTTTTGCTGGTGTGGGGATGGTAAATGATCCTTTATTACCTAACGTTGAGTTTTTGCAACATGGTTGAGTAAGGACAATTCATGAATTATCCCTAATTTTTGGGAAGTCTATTATATTCGTGCTGTTAAACTATATAGAAACCTCATTGCGATGTCTAATTAATCTTGATATGGATTGTCTATTTTATCCACAACAACGTTAGTTGAGAATGGTAGACGACCAGGATTTAAACGGGGTTCGGCTGCATATCCTACAGGTACA from Anabaena sphaerica FACHB-251 encodes the following:
- a CDS encoding ABC transporter permease, with amino-acid sequence MTNTKISLETGRDWLIKLVTDETFVYVIKRLLQALLTIFLASALSFFIMKLSPGDYVDTLRQNPKISPERIEEIRQQFGLDKSWPEQFWLWLRQIVTKGDFGTSFVYQRSVSSLLWERVPATLLLAIASLFITWAIAIPLGILAAVKQNLPTDKILQVLSYAGQGFPSFITALFLLFFAQITTPLFPVGNMTSIDHAELTWLGKILDIGWHMILPLIALSITSFAGLQRIMRGQLLDVLRQDYIQTARAKGLPENRVIYVHALRNAINPLITLLGFELASLLSGAFITENFFNWPGLGKLTLQAVLAKDQYLVMASLVMSAVLLILGNLIADLMLKAADPRIKLEDLN